One region of Bacillota bacterium genomic DNA includes:
- a CDS encoding HEPN domain-containing protein yields the protein MSDHKEAEKKIALIAYRLRQAQEALDDARKLAEHAGSLRSIINRAYYSMFYAVLALLLTIDAGASKHSGAIALFDRHFVKTGLFPKELSKILHRGFEHRQRGDYEELAEVEEADAQEMLQDAGSFLTAVRTYLKTYGIND from the coding sequence ATGAGCGATCATAAGGAAGCCGAGAAGAAAATCGCACTTATTGCTTACCGGCTTCGACAGGCCCAGGAAGCACTTGATGATGCGCGGAAACTTGCTGAACATGCCGGAAGCCTGCGCAGCATTATTAACCGGGCCTATTATTCGATGTTCTATGCCGTTCTTGCGCTTCTTCTCACAATTGATGCCGGAGCTTCGAAGCACAGCGGTGCGATTGCCCTTTTTGACCGCCACTTTGTAAAAACAGGACTGTTTCCCAAGGAACTTAGTAAAATATTGCATCGGGGTTTTGAACATAGGCAACGGGGAGATTATGAGGAATTGGCTGAGGTGGAAGAAGCTGACGCTCAGGAAATGCTGCAGGATGCGGGCAGTTTCCTTACGGCGGTGCGCACATATCTAAAAACTTATGGCATAAATGATTAA
- a CDS encoding ABC transporter ATP-binding protein, which yields MIELTQVSKTYARGQVKAVDNVSMTVKPGEIFGFLGPNGAGKTTTIKMIAGLLRPDAGKIKVAGIDISEDPLAAKQQIGYVPDQPRVYERLTGIEFLNFLGDVYRVPAEIRRERLAYYLKIFELEEAIGDLIQGYSHGMKQKLVLTGALLHNPPVWLMDEPMVGLDPRSAFMLKDLMADHCRQGHTVFFSTHILEVAERLCDRIAIINKGRIIACGTLEEIKEHREKETLENIFLELTER from the coding sequence ATGATTGAGCTTACACAGGTTTCCAAGACCTACGCCAGGGGACAGGTCAAAGCTGTAGACAACGTCAGCATGACCGTGAAGCCGGGAGAAATCTTTGGCTTCCTGGGGCCAAACGGGGCAGGAAAGACCACAACCATCAAGATGATCGCAGGCCTGCTGCGCCCCGATGCAGGAAAAATAAAAGTAGCCGGGATTGACATCTCAGAGGATCCCCTTGCAGCCAAACAGCAAATCGGTTATGTTCCGGATCAGCCCCGGGTTTACGAAAGGCTGACGGGGATCGAATTTTTAAATTTCCTCGGCGATGTCTACCGGGTGCCGGCGGAAATCCGGCGGGAACGCCTTGCTTATTATCTCAAGATTTTTGAGCTTGAAGAGGCAATCGGAGATTTAATCCAGGGCTATTCCCACGGGATGAAGCAGAAACTCGTCCTCACCGGGGCGCTCCTCCACAACCCGCCGGTCTGGCTCATGGACGAGCCGATGGTCGGGCTCGATCCCCGCTCCGCCTTTATGCTCAAAGACCTGATGGCAGACCACTGCCGCCAGGGGCACACGGTCTTCTTTTCCACCCACATCCTGGAAGTGGCGGAACGGCTCTGCGACCGGATTGCCATCATCAACAAAGGGCGGATCATCGCCTGCGGCACCCTTGAGGAAATTAAAGAGCACCGTGAGAAAGAGACACTGGAAAACATCTTCCTGGAGCTGACGGAGCGATGA
- a CDS encoding ribbon-helix-helix protein, CopG family, producing MNIRTQIYLPEELHRRLRDRAVESGKSMAEQIREALQRYLDETEAAIPKPDDPVWGLAGRVEGRDRDLSTGHDSYLYGKVGRKS from the coding sequence ATGAATATTCGCACCCAGATTTATCTGCCGGAGGAATTGCACCGGCGCCTCCGAGACAGGGCGGTAGAGAGTGGTAAATCAATGGCCGAACAGATCCGGGAAGCCCTTCAGCGTTACCTCGATGAAACAGAGGCCGCGATTCCCAAGCCTGACGACCCGGTTTGGGGCCTGGCCGGCCGGGTTGAAGGGAGGGACCGGGATCTTTCAACCGGGCATGATTCTTACCTTTACGGAAAGGTGGGCCGCAAGAGTTGA
- a CDS encoding cation:proton antiporter regulatory subunit, producing the protein MAQIKEAELPGLGKKYMVELESGERLGIVIYDEGNRELFYFAPEEGEPACSVALTDQEARQVGSIISGAFYQPKLLEKLETAIADLHIEWLKVAPQASVVGKTIGELGLRKNLGVTVIAVIEEADRKKRKCATINPGPAFTFAPGQVVVVAGRGDAVAQFERMVTGEGG; encoded by the coding sequence GTGGCCCAGATTAAAGAAGCGGAACTACCGGGGCTGGGAAAAAAGTACATGGTCGAATTGGAAAGCGGCGAACGGCTCGGTATCGTTATCTACGACGAAGGAAACCGGGAGCTGTTCTACTTCGCGCCAGAAGAAGGAGAGCCTGCGTGTTCCGTGGCTCTCACCGACCAGGAGGCACGGCAGGTTGGTTCGATTATCAGCGGAGCATTCTACCAGCCCAAACTGCTTGAAAAGCTCGAAACAGCAATTGCCGATTTGCACATCGAGTGGCTTAAGGTAGCACCCCAGGCGTCGGTTGTGGGCAAAACCATCGGGGAACTCGGCCTGCGCAAGAACCTCGGGGTAACAGTGATCGCCGTCATTGAAGAGGCAGACAGAAAAAAAAGGAAATGCGCAACCATTAATCCCGGGCCTGCTTTTACCTTCGCTCCCGGACAGGTCGTCGTCGTCGCCGGCCGGGGAGACGCCGTTGCTCAGTTCGAAAGGATGGTGACGGGCGAAGGAGGGTAG
- a CDS encoding nucleotidyltransferase domain-containing protein: MRKKDLLIARKIKEKLMEKIPVFEVRVFGSRARGNATKESDLDIYIETDFLTSEQRRFISEVLWEVGFENDIVIAPILFSHYAVKKGPLSASPLYKTIQKEGVPV, encoded by the coding sequence GTGAGGAAAAAAGATTTATTGATCGCACGCAAGATCAAGGAGAAGCTCATGGAAAAGATTCCTGTTTTCGAAGTACGGGTATTTGGATCGCGTGCACGTGGTAATGCCACGAAGGAATCTGACCTGGATATTTACATCGAAACCGATTTCTTAACTTCCGAACAGCGCCGTTTTATCAGCGAAGTGCTCTGGGAAGTCGGTTTTGAAAATGATATTGTAATCGCGCCGATCCTTTTTTCCCATTATGCCGTAAAAAAAGGCCCCCTTTCAGCCTCCCCACTTTACAAAACCATCCAGAAAGAGGGTGTTCCGGTATGA
- a CDS encoding cation:proton antiporter, translated as MADSIANLTASFVIISAAVLLARKFRFSALPLLILLGILCGPHAPHGSWFDLRLVKPTESMALLSRLGVLLLLFYLGLEFSASRVIRGGITLAKGGSIYVSLNFLRGIALGWLFFYSWPETLVVAGITTISSSAIVTKLLVDLKRTANPETELILGILVFEDAFIAVYLSLLSGYLLATQTSLLIGLSGSLITVAFILGLLFLGRRMGPHLDRWLNIRSGEPFIVVTFTLLLVMSYLAEKIHVAEAVGALLMGLVLAETSHAKRLIQMVIPMRDLFGSVFFFTFGMSIDYRTLAPAFWLALIAVLATVAGNLAAGWASARVCGYRGQAAATVACTIIARGEFAVLVSKIAADSGVSWILQPFAALYILILALLSPGLAKNSRWIYETLLRALKNKARMGERAVAK; from the coding sequence ATGGCGGATAGCATTGCCAATCTTACCGCATCATTTGTTATCATCAGCGCAGCTGTCCTGCTGGCGCGCAAGTTCCGCTTTTCCGCCTTGCCCCTGCTCATCCTCCTTGGCATTCTGTGCGGCCCCCACGCGCCCCACGGCTCCTGGTTCGACCTGCGCCTGGTCAAACCTACCGAATCCATGGCTTTACTGAGCCGGTTGGGCGTTCTTCTGCTCCTCTTTTATCTCGGATTGGAATTCTCGGCAAGCCGGGTCATCCGGGGGGGCATTACCCTTGCCAAGGGAGGCAGCATCTACGTCTCCCTGAACTTTTTGCGGGGCATTGCGCTCGGGTGGCTGTTTTTTTACTCCTGGCCGGAAACACTTGTCGTGGCCGGCATTACAACCATCTCCAGCAGCGCCATCGTTACCAAACTGCTGGTAGATCTGAAACGCACCGCCAACCCCGAAACGGAGCTGATTCTCGGCATCCTGGTATTCGAGGACGCATTCATCGCGGTTTACCTTTCCCTGCTTTCGGGATATCTTCTGGCAACGCAAACTTCGCTGCTGATCGGGCTTTCCGGCAGCCTGATTACGGTGGCCTTTATTTTGGGGCTGCTTTTTCTGGGCCGACGTATGGGTCCGCACCTGGACCGCTGGTTAAATATCCGGAGCGGCGAGCCTTTCATTGTGGTAACCTTCACGCTGCTCCTGGTTATGTCCTACTTAGCGGAAAAGATACACGTGGCTGAAGCCGTGGGCGCTTTGCTTATGGGCCTCGTCCTGGCCGAAACCTCCCACGCAAAACGCCTCATTCAAATGGTGATACCCATGCGCGATCTCTTTGGCTCCGTTTTCTTCTTCACCTTTGGCATGAGCATCGACTACCGGACCTTAGCGCCAGCCTTCTGGCTCGCCCTGATAGCCGTTCTGGCCACGGTGGCAGGCAACCTTGCGGCCGGCTGGGCAAGCGCCCGGGTGTGCGGGTACCGCGGGCAGGCGGCAGCAACCGTCGCCTGCACCATTATCGCTCGCGGCGAGTTTGCCGTCCTCGTTTCAAAGATCGCAGCGGACAGCGGTGTATCCTGGATTCTGCAGCCGTTTGCCGCTCTCTACATATTGATTCTTGCCCTGCTCAGCCCGGGGCTGGCCAAAAATTCGCGGTGGATCTACGAGACACTGTTGAGGGCTTTGAAAAACAAAGCGCGTATGGGAGAACGTGCCGTCGCCAAATAA